The segment GGTTGTCTGTTCAGTGCCTCTGAATACTCCTTTCTCTGCACTGatgtaaaaaacattttttaaactcactttgtcctcacagagaggagCATGTTGCTgaacaaatgcagtttttatgtGTGAACATACTGTATATGGATCGTCCAGTGGGCCTGGACATGCCGTTCCTCTGCAGTGGAGAACCCTTGGGGTCATCTTGTTGGAAAGGCCGTCTTGACTGAGGGAGGTCCTCCGGTGAGAAACCCCTGAAGAATAACCACTTTTAAGGCAGGTGGAGTGGAGTGGACTGTTACATTACATGTCAATAAACCTTAATGACCAGTACACTAACCAGGAGATAAGCTGTCCTTACGCCACATTAACAGTATTTCACAGAACTGTTCATCATCAAAGTGGTAGTGTTGAGTCCTcaagtgttaaaaataatacaaagtTCACTGACCGTGGAAAATAGGAGAAGGCGCCAGAGTTTCCATACATGATCAATCTTGTGTAAGTCGGAGCTTTAAGACAGGAATCACTTGACTGGAGCTCaaacctgaaagaaaaaacatctgtcTGCAGAAATGACACTTGGTTTGTCTCAGCAGACACGTCTGACAGTCTTTACAGGTAACATTAGTGAGGTCAGTTTTCTACCTTTACTGCTGCTACACTTTGATCTTTTGTGATCATCTCACCATTGTCATGCCTGTTTGCTATCTTGTGTTTCTAATTTCTGTACAtttataataaaacacagaggaCAACGTTCAGTTAAACAATCACAAATGGTTAAAAATTCAGGGTTTAAATTAACACATTACAATAATTATTAAACTATCTGGTGGACTttagctcctggacatgcagccCACAATAAATGCTGCATCAGTattgataataattaaaaaacaaatctacaccattttttttaaataaccacATGCACAACCACTTTTATATCCTGAAGTGAACTTTAAACCGTCACATACCTCCAGGTGTGACAGAAGATATATGAGCTTCACTTTACTACATTGAAAGCAGCGTGCCggtaaacatttatttaatatcAACACACATTTAGCCAGTTGTTACCTGTTAGTGTCAGCTCTGCTCCTGTGTCATCTTGGCCTTATTTTAAAACACAACGTGACCGAGTTCCCTCATCTGGTCCACACACGGCTTAGAGAGAAAATTTCCTTGACTTCCGCCTAAAAGCACCCAGGATCAAAGTGCAATGATCAGATGGGAGCGACGGCTGAAGAGGGCTGGCCCGATCTGTCATTTATGAGGTATTATGGAAGGCAGTACATCTGTGGCTTGTTATGAGTCCAAAGGTTTAGAAACACTCCAGCATACTTTCTTCAGAGTGATAAAAGGTCTTTTAAGCTGAAGAAAATACTCGACCGTTTAGTTCAAGTTTACTTATTTTATCATGGCTGTTATagagaaagtaaaaaaagaacaaaccaGTCAGGTTGAGTAAGAGAACCATTTATTTTACCGTCTGGCGACGTGTAAATACTGTACACACCCATATTATTGACAGAGACAATCTGTAGGAGGAAACATTTTATTCTGTAAAGAAAAGTGGGGTCTCATCTATTGACAATGATCTGGGGATTAGAGCAGCCTCCACAGTTTAGGCTGTAGCTTTGGCCTGAGTAGCCTTAGCCAGCGCCTTCAGGTCTGTGATGCACTTGGCGATGCTCGCCttctcctgaaacacacacacaaagatataAAACTCTGgttcattatttttaataagaGTTTCTTTTACTGCTAGCACTACAGTAAATCATCCACTATTTTTCCATATTTGTACAAATATTTGCCAGTCATTTTAGggaaaagcttaaaaaaaaaacacattttgtgatGTTCCACAACCAGAAATTTGTTACCactgtcacaaacacagaggagctaaaaaaaaaaaaacatatatttttcctCCTAAGGGAGCCTGACGGGAAAGTAGCCTAAATGAAGTGTAGGTTTTAGTGCATGTTATGTTTTGATGACATGTTTCATAttccactttaaaaaaaagaatctgaCCTGCTGGGGGGTGATGCTGCTGATGACATTCTTCTCCACCCAGTTGACCATgtgctcctgctccagctgacGGTTAAGATTCTGCAGGGCAATCTGATAGTCCAAGCGTCTCTTCACCTCATTGGACACCATGTGTAATCTCTCCCTTCTGTTGATCTCCAACAgcatcgccacattgttctgaaaaaacaacacaggtaTACTTGCTGAACAAGGCTGCTTAGTACATCCCGCTGAAGGCAGACCATGTCATCTGTGTTGTTTCCATTCTGGTCTGTCACAATGGTTAAAGGCTATACTGAATATGTTGCCAAAGTGGCATGGAGGCTACTGAAGTTATCACTATCATGATGTTTTTAATTAAGACAAGTGAGCAGACACTGCAACTGTGCAGAAATGTCTATCAATCCATAGTAGTCCTTGCAGATTACTTTTCCCACTCAGGTatgttgctgcagctgcagttgaTGCCAGTAGAGGTTGATAAATGTTCAATGTTCACTGCAGCTGATATGTAAAAGACTGTGATGAAGAAACACACTCAAGAGTACTGCAGCTTACCCTCTTTGCGTCAAAGAGCATCCCTTTTCCTTCTGCTCTCCACTGTTCCTTCTTCTCATCTGCAATGGCCTTAGTGAGGCTGGAAATGGCGAGGTCCTTCACCTCCTGAGCAGTGGCCACTTTCTCCTACACAAGACGGAGAGAAGAAACATACCAGGATTAGAAGTGAATGCAAAGgttgggcaaaaaaaaaagaaaaaaagaatgaatgtcttttataaaaaaaatataagaaCAGTCTAGACACACCATCTGGTAAATATTTTTCACTATCACTAGCTAGAAAAGCCAAATTCATTCTGTTGCCCACATACCTCATTCAGATTATCAGCAAAAGCTGCAAAACTAGAACCATATTTCTTGACAGCATAGATGATGATGGTGCCAATGGAGGCAGCAGCAAAGGTCTCGTGGTTGATGACATAGATTTCCTTGGAAAGCAAGTACATGATGAGGCCTGCACCTAGCATGTAGGGTCCTGATGGGAAAAGGataatgacacatttttcattatttgaGCAGTTTATTTCAGTAAAGCACCTAATATATTTTCACAGTTTACAGTAATCTGCACACTCCTCACTTGACTTGGAGAACTTTTTTGGTATGTGACATggtaaattcattcattcaagtcTTGCTTCCAGTTAGAGACTACAGACCTGTGACTCCAGTTTTGGGGTACAGGAGCTGGAAATACTCCTCAGGAATAATGCCATGACGGACTTTGCCTCCCTTCTCTGGCAGAGGGGGGACTGGGGCCAGACTCTGGGATGATGTGTGCAGAGAGCGAGATGCATGGACCAGACTGCAGGAGACAGTATTAAAAAAGATTTAGGATTTGATGTATAGGATTTACATTTGATTCAAGATCAAGGTTGAAGCAAAGATGTAATTGTGATCTTGCAGTTGCAGCCCTTTTGCTGACATTGAGCTTGCCTACttaaaaaatcacattatttaacCACACACTAATGATGCATGTattaatgtttcattttcttccaGTATTTAAATCAGTAACATTTCTATTTGCTCCTAGAATATTATATGTTCATatcaaaacagaacaaaggtaCATACCCAGCTCCAAAAGAGCCACTGCCTTTCAGGGCACCTGCTGTAAAGAAGCACAAACATGGCTGTTACCAAGTGTGTCTTTATTAGAATCAGTTTAGCTATTTACTGACAAATAAACACTTTTCCAGTATTACTCTTTGGTAAATATAACGGAAGGACTAACTGTACAGCTGTATGGAATGATTAATTAtgataaatcaaatcaaatgacaCGTCAAAGGCATGTTAGCTATTGCATTGCCAACACCACAAAAACGACAGTGCCCGAGAGCACTTCGCTGAGCCTAAATGAACAATGTGTGAAGACACAAACCTGTAGTTTTTGTGCAGGTTGTGAAGTCTCTCCTTATCAGAAATGTCAAAATGTCACAGCAACGCTGACCGTCAATAAGGTGACATCTATAAGCGTGCAgagctaacgctagctaacgtAGCTTCAGTGTGTAGCCTACTTGTACACAATCTGCAGTGATAGTTAATAAACTGTAAAAGCGGCCACCCATTCAGCGGCATCACCAAAAACTGACGTTTTGTGCAATAAACTGGATACAGCTCCTAGGCAGACCTTTTTTGTGATGCTACTAGCGCAGGCTAGCTAGCGTTAGCACGTCTCATTCAAAGTGCGGCCTTCACTTTACCCTTCAGCTCCTCAGTGACTGTTCACTTTTCCTTCTACTATTTCACAGTTTGGACAAGTCAGGCAAAACTGTACATTGTTATGATATCAAAGGCTTTTTTATTGCATACCTGAGACAAACACGATCCTGGACAGCATGTTTGAAGGATGAAGTGCCAAGTTCTTGCTACACAGGGCACCCTTACTTCGGTCTCTGTGCCCTTCTGCAAAAGCCACAAGGATGGCGGACACACGAGAAATCCTCCTGAAACAACGCGAGAGTACAGCAGCGCCCCTGAGAGTTCTTAAAGGAAGCGGGCAATAGGGGGCGCTGCATTCAAGGGTACATGTACAACTTTTCACTGCTGTAAGGTTATATTTAAATTAATGGAGGTCATTTAGGCCATTAGAAGGTTTTTTCTATGTTAAACCTAATTTTGAAGTCCAACCTATCAACTTAAAACCTTTTTTAGTTCAATAAAAGTTGAACCTGTGTATCTACAATCAAAATTGACAGCTAGAAAATTAACCAATCAACCAAAAGGAAATGGCACATACAATGTACAGAGTTATAAAAGCTGACTGATGCAGGTGTGCCTTCAGTCTGAACTCTGTTTTAATGAGACATGAAACCTCTGCTAATAGGTTTCACAACTGCACAGGGAAGAttttaaaaggcaaacaaacactgcactgctctctctctctatttctttctctctctcccaagTGGTGTGTTGTATCCcagacagggggggggggtctgtaaTCTTGGGGCCCACCCGTGCATGGCATCAGTTTGGTGCGAGTGGCTGGTGAGATAGAGGAACATATGACGCTGTGGTTCCCTTCACTTCCTGTAAAATTATGCTCAACAGAAACAGCTTCATGAGAAACACAGACAACCCCGGACACTATTTGAGAAGTGAGAAAATGGATGACTCCTCGTGAAGAAGTTCTCCCTCTCTGAATGAGATGGCTCAGTAGGTACAGTAAGCTTTATTTCTTACTTCTaaaacagcattttgtttttgcagtatTTTGCACTTTTCCGCCTGAATCAACACTTTCCAGCGCCTGGTCTGACAGCAGCTCCAATTCAAATGGACCGTTGTAAAAAGAAACAggtagagctgctgctgcagatgtttctgctgcctgCTCTCCTCACAAAGAATATGAAATGTCAAAGGCCTGCCtttccatttatttttcattgaaGCTAAGTTATGTGCACAGCCCATTGATACAGATCACCGACTCCCTCTTGggattaaaatgtcaaaatatgaaTTTATTCAGCTTAAGGCACATTTCAGACTGTTTCAGTATTTCTTCCTAGCCTTACATGCACCTGCAACAGTTAGAAATGTAACTGTATAGCTCCCTGCAACATCAATCACTGTTTATATGTATTTAATAATAAGAAGTAGTTATAAAGAGTGTTCACACTGTCATTGTAGGGTTAAGGCATCAGGTGGACGAACTGCCATGGACGACCTGTCTGTCAGTGGAATACAGCTCTCCCCAGTGAAAGATTTCGACCAAATAGTGGAGTTCAGAGCACAGAAGCACGAGCACTTACGAGGACGTAACAACGTGACTTCGTGTCGGAGCCCTACAAGAGATTTGGACACAAAACTGATAAAGAATGAACTGAAAGAGAAAAGGCAGCTGGAATTCCTGAGGAGGAGATCAGTGAGCCCAGAGCCGTGCGGCTCGAAGTCTACAACCCGTCCGTCCAAGAGGAAAACTTCTGCTCATACATTTTCAATGAAGTATTACAGTTCAAGCAGCAGGTCTgagacactgcacacacacacccaaacattTCCCACTGCTAACGGACATCCAGTGAGTTTAAgaccaaacagcagcatcagtgagGACCCAGGCACCAATAAATGGGTAAAATATAACTTTAATCTGAACATCAACATCTTAGGTTTTTaattaggcaaaaaaaaaaatcttcactctcctctcatttcttcaggcttcattgTGGTCAGAACAGATAACGCTGATGAGGCAAGAAAGAGGTCATATAAGAAAGCAAGCATCTACCTCCACAACAATGACCGAGTCCAACCAGCACAGGATGAGGAGCTCACACAAAAGGGACAACGGTAAGACTCTTACATGACATCCTgaggacacactgacacatgttGTTAATATATTCTCACACTAATAATGATGTATTTCTCTCACTTTTATAGTTCAAAAAACAAGCATCACAACATTCTTCCAAACTGAAAGCATCCAAAAACCCTCAGTGCAAACTGAAAATATTCTGTATAAaaagacactgagagagagCGGCGTGCAGACAGCGTGAGTCCAGTGCTAGTCTGACTCAAATTAAATTTGAGAGAGTGTGATTGGTTTTTAATAAGATGGTTTTCTTCAAACAGGTCCGGCCTGGTCACTGTCAGAGAATCAGTAAGTTTCATTCTTTTTCATTAGATTATGGTGCTCAGGTTAAGATTATAGTTTCATTTGTCAAATTCCATCTGAGCTTCTTAATCAACTTCTGTAAATTGAAATGTTAAACTGTtaatgactctctctctctcataacAGGATATTCAGAGATTAGCCGAGTACTTgcaggtaaataaaaaaatcctatATAAAGGGGATTATGTGTTTAAAATCTAAGTTACAGCTATGACAGCAGACACTTGTGTCAGACATTAGTTGTTGTATTCATCTCTCGTCTGTTCCTTGTCTTCTATCAGGAGGCCCTGTGGAGAGAGGAGGTTGTGAAGCAGAAGCTGGCCGCCCTCCAGGAAAGCACATCAAACCTCATGAACTCCTCAAACAAGACATGGACAGTAAGAGTCTTTGTCTGTAtgcacacactgtttgtgtaCATTAAACAGTCACAGCATCTAAACACCATGCACATATGTCTCATGGTATAAAGCTACGTTGCTGTCTTTGTCACAGCACTGTATTCTTGCCTTTGCAGGCTGTGGTttggagcttcctgcttccgCTGCAGTCTAGGAGTGCAAGCTGCCGTTCATATGCAGGAAGGGCGTGTCAGTCTATAGCTTGTACCCTGAAGGTGCTATAAATCATTTGGCTGTAATGAATGAAGGAGACTTATTGGTGTTTATCTTTTTTGTTTCCTGCTTTCTAATTTGACAGCTGTGGATCTAGAATTTATTAAGTTTAGATACAAAGACTTTCATCTGTGTTGTATCTCACTAAGGTATGTTATCTTTTGCAAACTTATTTTGCACAGTTAAAACACTGTAGTAGTTGCAGCACATTGTTGTCGTTCGTGAGGCTCACTGATGCTGCAAGTTTCCTCTGTGCACCTGTGAGCACAGACCGTGACACAAACTGCTGTCACACATTTTGGTACATGAACCATTAATTTTCCGGCTGCAGGTTACAGCATGACAGCCATTCATTTCCTCTCTAACCCACACAGACTCGCTGCACCGAAGACCTACTGAGAAACAAGATCAAGGGTCTGGAGGCGCAGCTGCAAATCTGCCTACAGGTAAGCAGCAGTGAGCTCTGAAGGATCAACCAACAAAAGCTTGTTAACCAAAGAGCAGGAGTGTTTTTAACATTAATTATTtgcattttctttcttcctgtaaCAGCCACGTCTAATCTGTATGCAGTGATAGCAAAGCATCACTTTTCTGGTCTGTGATGTCTCACCTCCATAATGTTTTGTTGCAGAAGTTTCCAAAAGATGGTATGAAGAAGCTGCTGCTACAGATGGAAAAGCAGAGAATGGTGTATGAGGAGAAGGCCTTGGTTGCCCTGCAGAAGGCCACACAGGAGAAAACTGAGGCGCTCAATAAGGCTGAGACACTGCAGGTCAAACATCTACACAAAGACACCTGTTTTCATGTGATATATGTGTCAATACTGCAGCAGATTTTTTGAGGACTGTGTATTTTTTGCCAACAGGAAGCACTAATTACAGTTAAGGCAGAGGCACTGCATTGGCAGAGCCTTTATGAGGAGCTGAATCTGAGCTCAGGACAACTCAGAGAGAACCAACACCTCAGCAATGAACAGCTGCAACAGTTACACAGCCAAGTGGAGGTATGATATACTGTCACAATGTGCACAGTCAGTAGTCTGAATGTGGACAAACATGAGTGTCGTGTGCAGCTGTCCAGAGCCAGAGAGGACGAGCTGAGAGAGGAGGTGGTGTCCTTGAGACAAGAAAAGCAGGAGCTACAGTACAACATTCgtctgctggaggaggacaaCCAGACATTAAGAGAAGAAATCCAGCACCTGAAAGGTGAGCcgtgtttttaatgttaattgTGAGACTGAATGCTGAGTTCtcttttaaaatgctgccaTGCTTTCTGTTATCTAGATAGCAGTGATGAGAGACCTGACTTCATCGTGCAGGAGTGTGCGATGTcagagaaagcagagacacGACTGACAGTGAGGAGGGACTCTCAGGTGGAGGAGCACCTCCGTCACACTCAGGAGAAACTCcagcacaaagagagagaggtaaCCTGGGGGTGTCACTCTTTCACCGATACAGTTAAGGGCATGGCAATGTCAGCCATTCATAAATCCACCAAGGTAAAAATAATGCATAATGTGTGTACTCTAGATGTGCATATAAGGTTGTGCAAAGAGAGCTGTATAACAGACAGATACATCCCATCAGAAAATATCACTTTTTTAACCCAGGAAAACACTGTATTTgccacatttaaacacattttaaaacattgaTATCTGTCTGCATTGGATTTGGTTTCAATTAATGATCTGAATGTTCTTCACTctggtgtgtgtgcagtgtgaagAGCTGAAGGCAGAGCTGCACGCTATGGAACAGGAGTGTCAGTCCAGCCAGGCCCGGCTGTCGCAGTGCAGAGATGAACTCCGGCAACTCAGCCACCGCCACAAGAGACCagtgagtagtgtgtgtgtgcatttaggGGAATTGGAGACTTAACGCCCTTGCAGTATCAGAGCCCTCACATAACTGCAACCTCTTTAACACTTTCTGTGTCTTTATGAGCATTTCCCACTGCTGCAACAACACGACAAATAACTGACTcatttctttcctctctgttcAGACACTGTGTCACTCCTGGTGGAAAGTGTGTatgttcttcctccttctcctggcCGTAGCAGGGGTCACCATGTTGTGGATGTGGCATCCTCCTTTCAGGGAGCAGGTTGATGACCTGTATGCAGACATAGAGACACGTATTGAAGACTACCTGATGGAAATGGC is part of the Parambassis ranga chromosome 7, fParRan2.1, whole genome shotgun sequence genome and harbors:
- the atp5pb gene encoding ATP synthase peripheral stalk subunit b, mitochondrial, translated to MLSRIVFVSAGALKGSGSFGAGLVHASRSLHTSSQSLAPVPPLPEKGGKVRHGIIPEEYFQLLYPKTGVTGPYMLGAGLIMYLLSKEIYVINHETFAAASIGTIIIYAVKKYGSSFAAFADNLNEEKVATAQEVKDLAISSLTKAIADEKKEQWRAEGKGMLFDAKRNNVAMLLEINRRERLHMVSNEVKRRLDYQIALQNLNRQLEQEHMVNWVEKNVISSITPQQEKASIAKCITDLKALAKATQAKATA
- the traf3ip3 gene encoding TRAF3-interacting JNK-activating modulator isoform X1, yielding MRWLSRVKASGGRTAMDDLSVSGIQLSPVKDFDQIVEFRAQKHEHLRGRNNVTSCRSPTRDLDTKLIKNELKEKRQLEFLRRRSVSPEPCGSKSTTRPSKRKTSAHTFSMKYYSSSSRSETLHTHTQTFPTANGHPVSLRPNSSISEDPGTNKWASLWSEQITLMRQERGHIRKQASTSTTMTESNQHRMRSSHKRDNVQKTSITTFFQTESIQKPSVQTENILYKKTLRESGVQTASGLVTVRESDIQRLAEYLQEALWREEVVKQKLAALQESTSNLMNSSNKTWTTRCTEDLLRNKIKGLEAQLQICLQKFPKDGMKKLLLQMEKQRMVYEEKALVALQKATQEKTEALNKAETLQEALITVKAEALHWQSLYEELNLSSGQLRENQHLSNEQLQQLHSQVELSRAREDELREEVVSLRQEKQELQYNIRLLEEDNQTLREEIQHLKDSSDERPDFIVQECAMSEKAETRLTVRRDSQVEEHLRHTQEKLQHKERECEELKAELHAMEQECQSSQARLSQCRDELRQLSHRHKRPTLCHSWWKVCMFFLLLLAVAGVTMLWMWHPPFREQVDDLYADIETRIEDYLMEMASPQNSGCFRPI
- the traf3ip3 gene encoding TRAF3-interacting JNK-activating modulator isoform X2, which encodes MAQVKASGGRTAMDDLSVSGIQLSPVKDFDQIVEFRAQKHEHLRGRNNVTSCRSPTRDLDTKLIKNELKEKRQLEFLRRRSVSPEPCGSKSTTRPSKRKTSAHTFSMKYYSSSSRSETLHTHTQTFPTANGHPVSLRPNSSISEDPGTNKWASLWSEQITLMRQERGHIRKQASTSTTMTESNQHRMRSSHKRDNVQKTSITTFFQTESIQKPSVQTENILYKKTLRESGVQTASGLVTVRESDIQRLAEYLQEALWREEVVKQKLAALQESTSNLMNSSNKTWTTRCTEDLLRNKIKGLEAQLQICLQKFPKDGMKKLLLQMEKQRMVYEEKALVALQKATQEKTEALNKAETLQEALITVKAEALHWQSLYEELNLSSGQLRENQHLSNEQLQQLHSQVELSRAREDELREEVVSLRQEKQELQYNIRLLEEDNQTLREEIQHLKDSSDERPDFIVQECAMSEKAETRLTVRRDSQVEEHLRHTQEKLQHKERECEELKAELHAMEQECQSSQARLSQCRDELRQLSHRHKRPTLCHSWWKVCMFFLLLLAVAGVTMLWMWHPPFREQVDDLYADIETRIEDYLMEMASPQNSGCFRPI